The proteins below come from a single Piscinibacter gummiphilus genomic window:
- the ugpB gene encoding sn-glycerol-3-phosphate ABC transporter substrate-binding protein UgpB produces MKKIARIALAAPLFALALAAPAQAQVEIQWWHSMTGGLNDWVVDLANGFNASQKDYKVVPTYKGQYDESMTASIAAFRAGNAPHIVQVFEVGTATMMASKGAIVPAGKVLADAGYKFDPKGYISAVVGYYTAPNGQMLSYPLNSSTTVLNYNKDAFRKAGLDPNKPPATWPELVSAAAKLKASGVTCPFTTSWQGWTQLESFSTWHNTLFASQNNGFGGNSARLQVNSPLHVRHIENLANMAKQGLFIYRGRNNLGDAPFYSGECAMATASSSTYATIKKTAKFDFGIAPLPYYPDVPGAPQNTVIGGASLWVMSGKKPAEYKGVAAFFNYLSDPEVQAKSHQRTGYLPVTMAAFQLTEKSGFYKQNPGTDTAVNQMIRKTTDKSRGVRLGNMVQIRSVVDEELEQVWSGKKGAKEALDSIVKRGNELLERFEKANK; encoded by the coding sequence ATGAAAAAGATCGCTCGCATTGCTCTCGCCGCCCCCCTCTTCGCGCTCGCCCTGGCCGCCCCCGCACAGGCCCAGGTCGAAATCCAGTGGTGGCATTCCATGACCGGCGGCCTCAACGACTGGGTCGTCGACCTGGCCAACGGTTTCAACGCCAGCCAGAAGGACTACAAGGTCGTGCCCACCTACAAGGGCCAGTACGACGAGTCCATGACCGCCTCGATCGCCGCCTTCCGCGCCGGCAACGCACCGCACATCGTGCAGGTGTTCGAAGTGGGCACCGCCACCATGATGGCCAGCAAGGGCGCCATCGTGCCGGCCGGCAAGGTGCTGGCCGATGCCGGCTACAAGTTCGACCCGAAGGGCTATATCTCCGCCGTGGTGGGTTACTACACCGCACCCAACGGCCAGATGCTGAGCTACCCGCTCAACAGCTCCACCACCGTGCTCAACTACAACAAGGACGCCTTCCGCAAGGCCGGCCTCGACCCCAACAAGCCGCCCGCCACCTGGCCCGAGCTCGTGTCGGCCGCGGCCAAGCTGAAGGCCTCGGGCGTCACCTGCCCCTTCACCACCAGCTGGCAGGGCTGGACGCAACTCGAAAGCTTCTCGACCTGGCACAACACGCTCTTCGCCAGCCAGAACAACGGCTTTGGCGGCAACAGCGCGCGTTTGCAGGTCAACAGCCCGCTGCACGTACGCCACATCGAGAACCTCGCCAACATGGCCAAGCAGGGTCTCTTCATCTACCGCGGCCGCAACAACCTCGGCGATGCGCCCTTCTACTCGGGTGAATGCGCGATGGCCACCGCCTCGTCGTCCACCTACGCGACCATCAAGAAGACCGCCAAGTTCGACTTCGGCATCGCGCCCCTGCCCTACTACCCCGACGTGCCCGGGGCACCGCAAAACACCGTGATCGGCGGCGCCTCGCTGTGGGTGATGTCGGGCAAGAAGCCGGCCGAGTACAAGGGCGTGGCCGCCTTCTTCAACTACCTGAGCGACCCCGAGGTGCAAGCCAAGAGCCACCAGCGCACCGGCTACCTGCCGGTCACGATGGCCGCCTTCCAGCTCACCGAGAAGTCGGGTTTCTACAAGCAGAACCCGGGCACCGACACCGCGGTCAACCAGATGATCCGCAAGACCACCGACAAGTCGCGCGGTGTGCGCCTGGGCAACATGGTGCAGATCCGCTCGGTGGTGGATGAAGAGCTGGAGCAGGTCTGGTCCGGCAAGAAGGGCGCCAAGGAAGCGCTCGACAGCATCGTGAAACGCGGCAACGAGCTGCTGGAGCGCTTCGAGAAGGCCAACAAATAA